One genomic window of Vibrio rhizosphaerae includes the following:
- a CDS encoding GGDEF domain-containing protein: protein MQNALKMDDRLPNKSYLLRTSVLSGISLFLTLIALFFALFHAIHRNDLFLAFAECILSIYSYFIYTQLKQKRYPKQYILYYAYYLMFMLLAGTYFQPIAQGLFIWSCLAPIVLYLLLGIKHGMYTSGLFLVIQSAIIMMKLSQDATYSMLESMFNLVLCYLGIWIVSHLYESNRSDIENSLMYLASRDSLTGTHNRLSLSTSFYRFTTTKKEQQHLSLLILDIDYFKQINDRFGHDIGDKVLIETSLIISRIVGDENLFRIGGEEFCITLFDVDLDEAKKVGEKLRHTISNHLFSFGDKRLQLTLSIGICRYRNGDNLSDILKLADIELYKAKKNGKNQVRICQTDSSSLNDEVYKSA from the coding sequence ATGCAGAACGCCCTTAAAATGGATGATCGATTACCTAATAAATCATACTTGCTCAGAACGTCCGTTCTTTCCGGTATCAGTCTATTTTTAACGTTGATAGCACTGTTCTTTGCCCTCTTCCATGCCATTCATCGCAACGATTTATTTCTGGCCTTCGCTGAGTGTATTCTGTCGATCTATTCTTACTTTATTTATACCCAACTCAAACAGAAGCGCTATCCCAAGCAGTACATCCTTTATTATGCTTACTATCTGATGTTTATGCTGTTAGCCGGCACATACTTTCAACCAATCGCTCAGGGGCTGTTCATCTGGAGTTGTCTTGCTCCGATCGTATTGTACTTATTACTCGGTATCAAACACGGCATGTATACCAGCGGCCTGTTTTTGGTGATTCAATCTGCGATCATCATGATGAAGCTCAGTCAGGATGCAACCTACAGCATGTTAGAAAGCATGTTTAATCTGGTGCTCTGCTATCTCGGGATCTGGATTGTGTCACATCTTTATGAATCCAATCGTTCTGATATTGAAAATTCACTGATGTATCTTGCTTCCCGAGATTCGTTGACGGGCACACATAACCGATTATCGCTGTCAACGTCGTTTTATCGTTTTACGACGACGAAAAAAGAGCAACAACATTTGAGTCTGCTCATTCTTGACATTGATTACTTTAAACAGATTAACGACCGGTTTGGTCATGACATTGGTGATAAGGTTTTGATCGAAACCAGTTTGATCATTAGCCGTATCGTCGGTGATGAGAATCTCTTTCGAATTGGCGGAGAAGAGTTTTGTATTACCTTATTCGATGTCGATTTGGATGAGGCCAAAAAAGTCGGTGAAAAGCTTCGCCACACCATCAGCAATCACCTGTTCAGCTTTGGTGACAAACGTTTACAGTTAACGTTAAGTATCGGAATCTGTCGTTACCGCAACGGGGATAACCTCTCTGACATCCTGAAACTGGCCGATATTGAGCTTTATAAAGCGAAGAAAAATGGGAAGAATCAGGTACGAATTTGTCAGACAGATTCCTCCTCGCTGAACGATGAGGTTTACAAATCAGCTTAA
- a CDS encoding sulfatase-like hydrolase/transferase, whose product MKKTILATLVTSSIFCHSIPANATAISTNEPVKKPNVVVLYLDDAGFSDISANGGKVTTPKLDEFSRAGINLQSFYTSSSVSSPSRAGLFTGRLGNRTGMWGKHMHVLLDFDKDGLPQSETTLADILDDNGYDTALLGKWHLGVGDHNQFTPTRHGFDEWYGIPGSNDMFYNKFDNQKNIGALHCGTPEERKAALKERASKKADLIGNDGRGNQSAFDVPVYHSYKNNGKFDDNITGIMNQSEFTQDITNRAVHYIEEHKDNPFFLFVSYPQTHVPLFTSPKFKGVTDTAYGDVMKEIDDSAGRILRQLHQQGLDEDTIVIFTSDNGPWLGYQKYGAAGSALPYRDGKATTYEGGVRVPAIIRWSGHIKPGHSNEMFSALDFLPTLTKLTHSTLPNVNLDGFDMSQMLLQGKASPRQEMPYYYMGDLQAFRMGKWKIHFMTSSHMVKKKLDKPELYNLDEDVAEKNNVADKYPDIVAKLAAQANKYDKSIGGWEEPLFDLDDQYKGSNCK is encoded by the coding sequence ATGAAGAAAACAATATTAGCGACGTTAGTGACGAGCAGTATTTTTTGTCACTCGATCCCTGCAAATGCTACAGCAATATCCACGAATGAACCCGTGAAGAAGCCCAATGTTGTCGTATTATATCTGGATGATGCCGGGTTTTCTGATATCAGTGCCAATGGCGGAAAAGTAACGACTCCGAAGCTGGATGAATTTTCCCGGGCCGGTATCAATTTACAAAGCTTTTATACATCTTCATCGGTGAGTTCACCTTCCAGAGCCGGATTATTTACCGGTCGGCTTGGTAATCGGACGGGTATGTGGGGAAAACACATGCATGTATTGCTCGACTTCGATAAGGATGGATTGCCTCAGAGCGAAACGACACTTGCTGATATATTGGATGACAATGGGTACGACACCGCGCTGTTAGGGAAATGGCATTTGGGTGTCGGAGATCATAATCAGTTTACACCGACCCGACATGGTTTTGATGAATGGTATGGCATTCCCGGTTCTAATGATATGTTCTACAACAAATTTGATAATCAAAAGAACATTGGTGCTCTCCATTGTGGTACGCCTGAAGAACGCAAAGCCGCACTTAAAGAGCGTGCATCGAAGAAAGCTGATCTGATTGGCAATGATGGCCGTGGCAACCAATCTGCTTTTGATGTGCCTGTATATCACTCTTATAAAAATAACGGAAAATTTGATGATAATATCACAGGTATTATGAATCAAAGTGAGTTCACACAGGATATAACAAACAGAGCCGTCCATTATATCGAAGAGCATAAAGACAATCCGTTCTTCTTATTTGTCTCATATCCTCAAACCCATGTGCCTTTATTTACCTCTCCCAAATTTAAAGGGGTTACGGATACAGCATATGGGGATGTCATGAAAGAAATCGATGACTCCGCAGGTCGAATTCTCCGTCAATTACACCAGCAGGGATTAGATGAAGATACCATTGTTATTTTTACATCTGATAATGGACCCTGGCTCGGATATCAAAAGTATGGTGCTGCGGGATCCGCTTTACCTTACCGTGACGGAAAAGCAACAACCTATGAAGGGGGCGTGCGAGTTCCTGCGATTATTCGGTGGTCAGGCCATATCAAACCGGGTCATTCCAATGAGATGTTCTCTGCTTTAGATTTCTTACCGACATTAACCAAATTGACTCATTCCACTTTGCCCAATGTCAATCTGGATGGATTTGATATGTCTCAGATGCTATTGCAAGGTAAAGCATCTCCAAGGCAAGAGATGCCATATTACTATATGGGGGATTTACAAGCTTTTCGAATGGGAAAATGGAAAATTCATTTCATGACATCCTCACATATGGTTAAGAAAAAACTCGATAAACCAGAATTATATAATTTGGATGAAGATGTTGCAGAAAAAAATAATGTCGCAGATAAATATCCGGACATTGTTGCGAAACTAGCAGCGCAAGCAAATAAATATGATAAATCTATTGGTGGATGGGAAGAGCCTCTGTTTGATCTGGATGATCAATATAAAGGGAGCAACTGTAAGTAG
- a CDS encoding sulfatase-like hydrolase/transferase produces the protein MKALKLNHPKAKALSLCVTAALSLGLSGNSFAAEHANRVPTDHPNVIVVLVDDMGVEGISHFGGEYYSPNVDQLARSGVSFDNAHAMPLSSPTRTRLMTGIENRKNYKAFGYLGPDQITFGNTFKEAGYATAIAGKWQLSGNGFDGLKGITPSGAGFEESFVWFRNTFSDRGSRYWAPTLFYNDKKASFEEGFGPDMIQTFAKHFINKNQEKPFFLYYPMMLTHDPYVVTPDSMNAEGEKNKFSGMVSYMDKQVGDLVKYVDSKGLLENTIFVFTADNGTLSKITSYRNGHKVKGGKGFPTLNGTHVPMVVSWKGQIQPKQHVSGLFDIMDVYPTITDLAGIKIKQEIDGISQAPVLKGKKASVRDTIFMHYAPMWNRKPASFVFNQDWKLYKDGKFVKLNPGSGEEVLINSQNQTKESEKQLKLLKAAFAKEKDTPLEKVTAPFCKGHKSLKPGVDSTIAGCDRSKLGLRSITLDFLE, from the coding sequence ATGAAAGCATTGAAATTGAACCATCCTAAAGCAAAGGCATTATCTTTATGTGTCACCGCAGCATTATCACTTGGTCTGAGTGGGAATTCATTTGCTGCGGAACATGCCAACAGAGTACCGACGGATCATCCGAATGTCATTGTTGTATTAGTCGATGATATGGGGGTTGAGGGCATCAGTCATTTTGGCGGAGAATATTACAGCCCCAACGTTGATCAATTGGCCAGAAGTGGCGTTTCTTTTGATAATGCACATGCAATGCCGCTCAGTTCTCCAACCCGAACACGTTTGATGACCGGGATTGAAAACCGTAAAAATTATAAAGCTTTTGGTTATCTTGGCCCGGACCAAATAACATTTGGTAATACCTTTAAGGAGGCCGGTTACGCCACGGCGATTGCCGGAAAATGGCAATTGAGCGGTAACGGTTTTGATGGGCTGAAAGGCATTACGCCAAGCGGCGCCGGTTTTGAAGAATCATTTGTATGGTTCCGCAATACATTCTCTGACAGAGGCTCACGTTATTGGGCACCGACTCTTTTTTACAATGATAAAAAAGCATCATTTGAAGAAGGTTTCGGGCCGGATATGATCCAAACATTTGCCAAACATTTTATCAATAAAAACCAAGAGAAGCCGTTCTTCCTATACTATCCGATGATGCTGACTCATGACCCATACGTCGTGACACCTGATAGCATGAATGCGGAAGGGGAAAAGAATAAGTTCTCAGGTATGGTTTCGTATATGGATAAACAGGTCGGTGACTTAGTCAAATATGTGGATAGCAAAGGATTGTTAGAGAATACAATCTTCGTGTTTACTGCCGACAATGGTACATTGAGTAAAATCACCTCTTATCGTAACGGCCATAAAGTTAAAGGTGGGAAAGGTTTCCCTACCTTGAATGGTACACACGTTCCAATGGTTGTTTCTTGGAAAGGTCAAATTCAGCCTAAACAGCATGTTAGCGGGCTATTTGATATTATGGATGTGTATCCGACAATCACCGATTTGGCTGGGATAAAAATTAAGCAAGAGATTGACGGTATCAGTCAGGCTCCTGTGCTCAAAGGGAAGAAAGCGTCTGTCAGAGACACCATCTTTATGCACTATGCGCCGATGTGGAACCGGAAGCCGGCAAGCTTCGTTTTCAATCAGGATTGGAAGTTATATAAAGACGGAAAATTTGTTAAATTGAATCCGGGTTCAGGGGAAGAAGTGCTGATTAATTCTCAGAATCAAACGAAAGAGTCAGAAAAACAACTTAAGCTCCTGAAAGCGGCATTTGCTAAAGAAAAAGATACCCCATTAGAAAAAGTCACCGCTCCATTTTGTAAAGGTCATAAATCATTGAAACCGGGCGTTGATTCTACGATTGCTGGTTGTGACCGTTCTAAATTAGGGCTACGTTCAATTACACTGGATTTCCTCGAGTAA
- a CDS encoding DUF2726 domain-containing protein, producing the protein MLNIFIIVALLVLFFLFAQRYIIKKDDSQEYSYRRFGPLLNPAESIFYRALIEAVGEQGIVFAKVNMAQLLVPTGLKKKKDIFIASHKISKHSFQFVVCDPRTFEARAVIELDNGKSLSKTKIEREKLLLSVCRSANIPLIGANIKYSYQVSRLRRLLAAHIDLIEADKEVRFCKKCGSPMVIRVATQGDYKGRRFFTCSRQPHCNYTENYNVVYEDNDENE; encoded by the coding sequence ATGCTGAACATCTTTATTATTGTTGCATTGTTAGTTTTATTCTTTCTTTTTGCGCAGCGTTACATCATTAAAAAAGATGACAGTCAAGAATATAGTTATCGACGATTCGGCCCGTTGCTCAACCCCGCAGAGAGTATATTTTATCGTGCATTAATTGAAGCGGTTGGGGAGCAGGGGATTGTCTTTGCCAAAGTGAACATGGCGCAGTTATTAGTTCCTACCGGACTGAAAAAGAAAAAAGACATTTTTATTGCCAGCCACAAGATTTCAAAACATAGTTTTCAGTTTGTCGTCTGTGATCCCAGAACATTTGAAGCCCGGGCTGTGATTGAACTCGATAATGGGAAATCATTGAGTAAGACGAAGATTGAACGTGAAAAACTGCTGTTGAGTGTCTGTCGCTCTGCCAATATTCCTTTGATTGGAGCAAACATCAAATATAGCTATCAGGTTAGTCGGTTACGGCGACTTCTGGCGGCTCATATTGATTTGATTGAAGCGGATAAAGAAGTTCGATTCTGTAAAAAATGTGGCAGCCCGATGGTTATTCGGGTCGCGACGCAGGGCGATTATAAGGGACGGCGATTCTTTACCTGTAGTCGCCAGCCACATTGTAACTATACTGAAAATTATAATGTGGTTTATGAAGATAACGATGAGAACGAGTAA
- a CDS encoding carbohydrate porin, translated as MKKVSLIALAISGALLSMQSSAEEKVHEGWTVNGYGHLQYNVGESLSLNDSYGHRRDYHAAGAAFSGNPTQVEFTVTKGQNFDSGSWAKYVLKAEYGNNEGGNGRGFYTSSSGNEGHLESGQLEFKEAYIELGDLSYFADGLSLWAGQRYLNRQSGIITKEFWKQSSGVGAGVQYHDAGFAVMSADPGEGSCTLSGANVNSKQCSLDSQGRSTTLTSADFYYYGVEGFGGKFDFDVKITSRKHVDESSTAKDGFGAAITYHRDYYGFDGWSTTAITYGKGVSANRGVNFGQWSGNWKKDDRSLFLTSYGVANLAQNIQLGTEVTYWQLDNHTTHDVWGSKDGLSRLIVGVTPSYQVNDNLRMEATLTYALESLGAAGTWGREDADTSFYTATLAPVLTVNADYWGRPQIKPYITYMKSSDHGYAWTSGDDNTETRVGIEAEIWF; from the coding sequence ATGAAGAAGGTCAGTCTGATTGCATTAGCAATCTCCGGAGCACTGCTTTCAATGCAGTCTTCAGCAGAAGAGAAAGTCCATGAAGGTTGGACCGTCAACGGTTATGGACACTTACAGTACAATGTCGGCGAATCCCTGTCTTTAAATGACAGTTATGGCCATCGCCGAGACTATCATGCCGCCGGTGCTGCGTTTTCCGGTAATCCGACTCAGGTTGAATTTACCGTCACCAAAGGTCAGAACTTTGATTCCGGCTCTTGGGCGAAATATGTCCTGAAAGCGGAGTACGGCAACAATGAAGGCGGCAACGGCCGCGGGTTCTATACCTCTTCTTCCGGTAATGAAGGGCATTTGGAAAGTGGTCAGCTGGAATTCAAAGAAGCTTACATCGAGCTGGGTGACTTATCCTATTTTGCCGACGGGCTTAGCCTTTGGGCGGGGCAACGTTACCTCAACCGCCAGTCAGGCATCATTACTAAGGAGTTCTGGAAACAGTCCTCCGGTGTCGGGGCCGGCGTTCAGTACCATGATGCCGGATTTGCCGTGATGTCAGCGGATCCCGGAGAAGGCAGTTGTACCCTCTCAGGGGCAAACGTTAATTCGAAACAGTGCTCTTTAGACAGTCAGGGACGGAGTACCACTCTCACATCGGCTGATTTCTACTATTATGGCGTTGAAGGATTCGGGGGAAAATTCGATTTTGATGTGAAGATCACCTCGCGGAAACATGTTGATGAATCGAGTACCGCGAAAGATGGTTTCGGCGCTGCAATCACATATCATCGCGACTATTACGGCTTCGATGGCTGGTCAACCACAGCGATTACCTACGGAAAAGGGGTGTCTGCCAACCGGGGCGTTAACTTTGGTCAGTGGAGCGGCAACTGGAAAAAAGATGACCGCTCCCTCTTCCTGACGTCTTATGGGGTTGCCAATCTGGCGCAAAACATTCAATTGGGCACCGAAGTGACCTATTGGCAGCTGGATAATCACACCACGCATGATGTATGGGGTTCCAAAGACGGACTATCACGCCTGATTGTCGGGGTGACGCCATCTTATCAAGTCAACGACAACTTGCGGATGGAAGCGACTCTGACCTATGCACTGGAAAGTCTCGGGGCTGCCGGAACATGGGGACGTGAAGATGCTGATACCTCATTCTATACCGCCACTTTAGCACCGGTTCTGACCGTCAATGCCGATTACTGGGGCCGACCACAGATTAAGCCCTATATTACCTATATGAAATCAAGTGATCACGGCTATGCCTGGACCTCCGGTGATGATAACACTGAAACACGGGTTGGTATTGAAGCTGAAATTTGGTTCTGA
- a CDS encoding LysR family transcriptional regulator — MFKLFNQFKVVGDLKNITKASKVIGISQPTLTQNISRLEQSLGVTLLIRNKTGIELTEAGKTLYNNAIETVHSYDRLISVAEKLQHHTQDTLSIKCGFNWTHTDFFETIKTVINSHQHIKFNINNAEMVSLPDELIKNSCDIAMGIIPNRLIQYDEIDYVPVFKNKVTIYADKNHPLFLKSSITQEDLIQYKWVVLRFLSQYTMMDNLYNYIVSPENVHCISHSVTISLNLVKDTEYLIVLSTQLEKLANDHQLKALPIEFKLPEFNGGVMYLKKNNLAKEIAKEIVEKFEQDR, encoded by the coding sequence ATGTTTAAACTATTCAATCAGTTCAAAGTCGTTGGTGACCTCAAAAACATTACAAAAGCCAGTAAAGTCATTGGTATTTCTCAACCGACATTAACTCAAAATATTAGCCGCTTGGAACAATCCTTAGGTGTGACCTTATTAATCAGAAATAAAACGGGTATTGAACTGACCGAAGCCGGAAAAACCCTCTATAACAATGCCATTGAAACCGTTCATTCATATGATCGTTTAATCTCGGTTGCGGAAAAACTACAGCACCATACACAAGATACGTTGTCGATTAAATGTGGGTTTAACTGGACCCATACAGATTTTTTCGAAACAATAAAAACCGTGATCAACTCACATCAACATATAAAATTTAACATCAATAATGCAGAAATGGTGTCTTTGCCGGATGAACTCATCAAAAACAGTTGTGATATTGCCATGGGAATTATCCCCAATCGATTAATACAATATGATGAAATTGATTATGTGCCGGTATTTAAAAATAAAGTGACTATTTATGCCGACAAGAACCATCCCTTATTTTTAAAATCAAGCATTACGCAGGAGGATTTAATTCAATACAAATGGGTTGTACTCAGGTTTCTTAGTCAGTACACCATGATGGATAATTTATATAACTATATCGTCAGCCCAGAAAACGTTCACTGTATCAGCCACTCCGTTACCATTTCACTGAATCTGGTCAAAGATACCGAATACTTGATCGTTTTATCTACACAGTTAGAAAAATTAGCGAATGACCATCAATTAAAAGCACTGCCGATTGAATTTAAACTACCAGAATTCAATGGTGGTGTGATGTATTTAAAGAAAAATAACTTAGCTAAAGAAATTGCTAAAGAAATTGTAGAAAAATTTGAACAGGACAGATAA
- the malT gene encoding HTH-type transcriptional regulator MalT — translation MWIPSKLTRPSRLHHAISRQRVLDALRHAHQCKVVLFRSPAGYGKTTMAAQWLADSPAVGWYSIDEGDNDSFRFINYFIQAINMATGNGCPNSQTLAERSQYASVSSLFAELFHEIQDVTQPCYLVLDDYHLIDDEKIHEAVRFFIKHMPDNLTVVVTSRSSPPLGIANLRVRDLLIEIDHEMLAFDEEETTRFFSQVVHDEFDSETVSELRHYVEGWPSALQLIALQAKHQNRSLAQSRQSVAGFNHDHLWEYLIEEVFAYIDSDTRLFLMQCAVLETFNDILVAELTKRSDALNMIESLNRYGLFIHRLESEQNWYRFHHLFAEFLTHQRHKIIPDEEEQLHCRAAQAWLKLDIPHQALKHAQQTTNHDLTTQILLAHGWRMFNHGELNILETAIDELDAGHLYAGVKLPLLQAWLAQSQHRYTRVEDMLTLAEQEMRLRNVSISQPEQGQINTLRAQVAINNNDPELASELAELALSQLETTDFRSRIIATSIVGEVNHVQGELNRALSLMQQTEKLARQHQVYHQALWALIQQSEILLAQGYVQVAFELHESAFKLIEAQQLHQVPLHEFLLRLHAQVLWCWNSLDEAEVFAQKGIRVLGNLDISKHLHSYSILARIAIARGEIDRAAKFVAQIETLLNQSSYHIDWTANASFALLLYWQVRDEADAITTWLDQASRPSEAKNHFLQLQWRNIARAQIYTGQLEQAQQSLAFLQHEAQQSELFTDTNRNLIVEAVLAVHCRQPQRAETLLSQALKMTNQTGMVADFLIEGQHLYPVLQQLIRGETLEDLAKHRAKILLREIAQKQRSRSLHFDEEFIDKLLHHPKVPELVRTSPLTQREWQVLGLIYSGFSNEQISQELEVAGTTIKTHIRNLYQKLNLANRKEAIETAERLLSLMGY, via the coding sequence ATGTGGATTCCATCAAAACTGACACGTCCAAGTCGTCTGCACCATGCAATCTCACGACAGCGGGTACTCGATGCCCTGCGTCATGCACATCAATGTAAAGTCGTGTTGTTTCGCTCACCGGCCGGTTACGGTAAGACCACCATGGCAGCTCAGTGGCTGGCTGACAGCCCGGCGGTCGGCTGGTATAGCATTGATGAGGGTGACAATGATTCGTTCCGGTTCATCAATTACTTTATTCAGGCGATTAATATGGCCACCGGCAATGGTTGTCCGAATAGCCAGACCCTTGCCGAGCGCAGTCAATACGCTTCGGTCTCTTCGCTGTTTGCCGAACTCTTTCATGAAATTCAGGACGTGACACAACCCTGCTATCTGGTCTTGGATGACTACCATCTGATCGATGATGAAAAAATCCATGAAGCGGTGCGCTTCTTTATTAAACACATGCCGGACAATCTGACGGTCGTTGTCACCAGCCGCTCGAGTCCGCCGCTGGGTATTGCGAACCTGCGGGTGCGCGATCTGCTGATTGAAATTGATCACGAAATGCTGGCATTTGATGAAGAAGAAACCACCCGCTTTTTTAGTCAGGTGGTTCATGATGAGTTTGATTCGGAAACCGTCAGCGAACTGAGACATTATGTCGAAGGCTGGCCCTCAGCCCTCCAGTTGATCGCGTTACAAGCCAAACATCAGAATCGCTCTTTGGCTCAATCCCGCCAATCGGTCGCCGGGTTTAATCATGATCATCTGTGGGAGTATTTGATTGAAGAAGTCTTTGCCTATATTGACAGCGACACTCGGTTATTTCTGATGCAATGTGCCGTGCTGGAGACCTTTAACGATATTCTGGTGGCGGAACTGACCAAGCGCAGCGATGCATTGAATATGATTGAGTCGCTCAATCGGTATGGTCTCTTCATTCATCGACTGGAGAGTGAACAGAACTGGTATCGCTTTCATCATCTGTTTGCGGAATTTCTGACCCACCAGCGGCATAAGATTATTCCTGATGAAGAAGAGCAACTCCACTGCCGGGCTGCTCAGGCCTGGCTGAAACTCGACATTCCGCATCAGGCCCTGAAACACGCTCAGCAAACCACCAACCATGATTTGACCACTCAGATTCTGCTCGCTCACGGCTGGCGAATGTTCAATCATGGTGAGTTAAATATTCTGGAAACAGCCATCGATGAACTCGATGCCGGTCATCTCTACGCCGGTGTGAAACTGCCGTTGCTGCAGGCTTGGTTAGCCCAGAGCCAACACCGCTATACCCGGGTGGAGGATATGCTAACCCTCGCCGAGCAGGAGATGCGCCTGAGAAATGTCTCGATTTCTCAGCCGGAACAAGGACAAATCAACACCCTCAGGGCTCAGGTAGCCATCAATAATAATGATCCGGAACTCGCCTCAGAGCTGGCTGAACTCGCGCTGAGTCAGTTGGAAACCACCGATTTTCGTAGCCGGATTATTGCGACCTCAATTGTCGGAGAAGTCAATCATGTGCAGGGAGAACTCAACCGTGCCTTGTCTTTGATGCAGCAAACCGAAAAATTAGCCCGTCAACATCAGGTTTATCATCAGGCGTTATGGGCTTTAATCCAGCAGAGCGAAATTTTGCTCGCGCAGGGGTATGTGCAGGTCGCCTTTGAACTACACGAATCGGCTTTCAAACTGATTGAAGCCCAGCAATTACATCAGGTGCCGTTACATGAATTTCTGTTACGCCTTCATGCGCAGGTTCTCTGGTGCTGGAATTCACTGGATGAAGCGGAAGTCTTCGCGCAAAAAGGGATTCGGGTGCTGGGTAATTTAGATATCAGTAAACATTTGCACAGTTACTCGATTCTGGCCCGGATTGCGATTGCCCGGGGTGAAATTGATCGGGCAGCCAAATTTGTCGCGCAGATAGAGACACTGTTAAACCAGTCCAGCTATCACATCGACTGGACGGCCAATGCCTCGTTCGCATTATTGCTCTACTGGCAAGTGCGGGATGAGGCCGACGCAATCACAACCTGGCTGGATCAGGCTTCCCGCCCTTCTGAAGCAAAGAACCATTTTTTGCAACTGCAGTGGCGTAATATCGCCCGCGCTCAGATTTATACCGGGCAACTCGAACAGGCGCAGCAGAGTCTGGCGTTTTTACAGCATGAAGCGCAGCAATCCGAACTCTTTACCGATACCAACCGTAACCTGATCGTCGAAGCGGTGCTCGCGGTACATTGCCGGCAACCACAACGGGCAGAGACCCTATTAAGCCAAGCCTTAAAGATGACCAATCAGACAGGCATGGTGGCGGATTTCCTCATTGAAGGGCAACATTTATATCCGGTCTTACAACAACTGATCCGAGGCGAAACCCTTGAGGATCTAGCAAAACACCGTGCCAAAATCCTGCTGCGTGAAATCGCTCAGAAACAGCGCAGTCGTTCATTGCATTTTGATGAAGAATTTATCGATAAGCTGCTGCATCATCCCAAAGTACCTGAACTGGTGCGCACCAGCCCATTGACGCAGCGGGAATGGCAAGTGCTGGGCCTGATCTATTCCGGGTTCAGTAATGAACAGATCTCTCAGGAACTCGAAGTTGCGGGCACCACCATCAAAACCCACATCAGAAATCTCTATCAGAAACTCAATCTGGCCAACCGTAAAGAAGCGATTGAAACGGCAGAACGATTACTGAGCTTAATGGGATACTGA
- a CDS encoding MalM family protein, with protein sequence MQKIQQLLQFTFALLMVSGCAATKPMQHTVTPPAEDATCCTRYQDVYWTPFNPSDTVKLNIDSSSPVRDFSSGRSYFGAFQFSPRSGTVKLTLKSLRLNHQIFMPTLVLLDSDFQPQQTVQIDQHQLRFSDVFESDRLEQTYQINAEKTPYLVIFTQPAQVGQTMTIPHPAKRRALEDGAPLPIVTDTSVTTGYQGSLVLTVETVSIRQHSRQRSSHQQARQISANRTAVNPSTSPQPNIETSQWQHTAPPQAESTHYYQSAIEHAVSQQDIAKALALLDEAKALRIPDIQQTFIRAIHTMQSKQCPK encoded by the coding sequence ATGCAAAAAATACAACAACTGCTCCAGTTTACCTTCGCGCTGTTGATGGTCTCCGGGTGCGCCGCAACAAAACCGATGCAGCATACCGTGACGCCGCCGGCTGAAGATGCGACGTGTTGTACCCGCTATCAAGATGTTTACTGGACACCATTCAATCCCAGCGACACGGTTAAACTCAATATTGATTCATCATCTCCGGTGCGGGATTTCAGCAGCGGGCGTTCATATTTTGGTGCCTTTCAATTTTCACCGCGTTCCGGCACCGTCAAACTGACGCTCAAAAGTCTGAGATTGAATCATCAGATTTTCATGCCGACACTGGTGTTACTTGATAGCGATTTTCAGCCGCAACAAACGGTTCAAATCGACCAGCATCAACTTCGGTTCAGTGATGTATTTGAATCCGATCGACTCGAACAGACTTATCAGATCAATGCGGAAAAGACGCCTTATCTGGTGATTTTCACGCAACCGGCTCAGGTCGGTCAAACGATGACGATTCCCCACCCAGCCAAACGACGTGCGCTTGAAGATGGTGCCCCGCTGCCGATAGTTACCGATACCTCAGTGACGACAGGCTATCAGGGCTCATTGGTACTGACGGTTGAAACGGTGTCGATTCGTCAGCATTCTCGCCAACGCTCTTCTCACCAACAAGCCCGACAAATCTCAGCTAACCGCACGGCGGTCAATCCGTCGACATCCCCACAACCAAATATCGAGACCAGTCAGTGGCAACATACCGCGCCGCCGCAAGCGGAATCCACGCACTATTATCAGTCAGCCATCGAACATGCGGTGAGTCAGCAGGATATCGCCAAAGCACTGGCATTGTTAGATGAAGCAAAGGCACTGCGTATACCGGATATTCAGCAGACCTTTATCCGGGCAATCCATACCATGCAATCCAAACAATGCCCAAAGTGA